From Geotalea uraniireducens Rf4:
CTTGGTTTATCACCATTTTGTTTCCTATGAACCGGATAACGATACATCATTGAACACAAGCTTCTTTTTTTTCAGCTTTTCGATAAGTGTGGTGCGTTTAAGGTTAAGGAGAGTTGCTGCCTCTTTCTTATTTCCCCCCGTCTTTTCCAGTGCCTGCAAAATCAGCTGATTTTCAAAATCTTCCACAGCACTATTGAGACAGAAGCCGGTATCCGGGAGAGTCAGACGTTCTGACTTCGGTGCAGATTTTATGCCACGATATTTTTCAGGAAGATCTTGAAACGTTATTGTGCCGCTCCCCTTGAGGATTACCAGTCGTTCAACAAGATTTTCCAGTTCACGAACGTTTCCGGGCCAATCAAAATTGCACAATATGTCCATCGTGTTTTTGTCAAAAGATTGAACCTTGCGTTGCTTGTTCCTGTTGAATTTCTCCAGGAAATTGTTGAGGAGCAAGGGAATATCGGTCTTTCGCTCCCTGAGGGGCGGTAGGGTTATGGGAATCACCGATAGCCGATAATAAAGGTCTTCCCTGAATATCTTGGAAGCGACCAGATGCTCCAGATTTTGATTAGTAGCGGCAATTATCCGTACATCCACTTTTTTTGTCCTGGCTGCCCCAACCGGTTCCAACTCCTTGTTCTGCAACACTCTCAAAAGTTTGACTTGCAAATTCGGTTTCATGTCACCGATTTCATCGAGGAAAAGGGTTCCCCTGTCGGCCATTTCAAATCGGCCGATACGTGTCGCCACCGCACCGGTAAACGAGCCCTTTACATGACCAAAAAGTTCGCTTTCCAGCAAATCGTCCGGTATTGCCGCACAATTCACCGGCACGAAATTTTTCGTAGCGCGATTACTAAGGTCATGTATGGCTCTCGCTACCAGTTCCTTGCCGGTACCCGACTCACCCTGAATGAGAACCGTTGAGTCGGAGCCTGCCACCTTTTCTATCATCTCGAAGAGAGAAAGCATCCTGTCGCTTTCTCCGATGATGTTGTTCAAGAGGGAACGGTTCTTAATGCAGGGCTTGGATTTGAAGCTCTGACGCTGGAGGGCCTGGTGCTCCAAACCGCGTTTGACATGTGTTTCAAGTTCTTCCAGATTAAACGGCTTTTCCAGATAAAAGAAAGCACCCGCCTTAAGCAGGTTAGCCGTCATTTCAAAGTTGGCAAAAGCACTGTAGGCAATGGTTACAATTTCCGGGCGCATGGCTTTCAATTTCTTAATAAACTCAAGACCATTGACCCGTGGCATCATGATATCCGTTATAACCATATGCACGTCGTTCAGTTCAATTTTTTCCAGAGCATCCTGGCCATCTGAGGCCTGAAAAACCTGGTACCCCTTGTAGCTTAAAAAAGCCGCGACAAAATCCCTGGTTTTTTTATCATCATCCGCTATCAGTATCCTGGCGCTGTCCATTAATTCCTCAACTTTATAAGTGAAGTAGCGATGAGCCGATAAAACATGAAATTTGACGACAGTATAGTCATAAAAACCGACAAAGTCAATAAAATGACTTGTATATTACTTGTATACGTTTTTCCTGATATTTTTTCTTCGGCATTATTTAGCGCGCCTTTTCAGCCGGTTACATTGACGCTTCAAATATTTTAATCCTCGAGAGATTATTGCTGCGCAAATGCTCTGAAAAAATGCCTAATATTTATCAACCTGAAACCGATTAGGTAAGAGAATGAATTGTTAAAGCAAACGAAACCCGATTATATGGTTGCTGTTGAAAAAGGAGGATCTTGGGATGGAAGCATTATTGCAGGTTAAAGGCGAAGATATGACCGGTGAACTGATTCAGCTGGTCAGTTTCAATCTGGACCATGAAGAGTACGGGATCAATGTATTGAAAGTCCGGGAAATTATTCGCATGTTAAACGTTACGCGCGTTCCCAACACCCCCTATTACGTTGAAGGAGTAATTAATTTAAGGGGCAAAGTGATTCCCATTATTTCCTTGCGCAAAAAGTTCAACCTGGCAGAAGCAGACCATGACAAACGTACCCGGATAATGGTCATGGAAGTAGGTGGTGAGTTAATGGGATTTATTGTCGACGAAGTGTCGGAAGTTCTGCGGATCTCGGAGAAGGAAATTCAACCCCCTCCCCCCGTCGTCTCCAGCAACATCGACCAGGAATGCATGTCAGGTGTGATTAACCAGGCTGATCGGCTGCTTGTCCTTCTGAATCTTGAAAAAATGTTCTCCCTCGATGAAAAAATGTTGTTCAGCAGCGTGACCATGTAACTTTACCTTTTTGCTCAACGGGAATATCCCCGTGAATTTTGTTCCGGAGTAGAATATGGCTATAGAATGTGAAGACCAGGAGCTTTTGGAAGGTTTTCTTACCGAAAGCACGGAATTGCTTGAAAAACTCGATGACGATCTGGTTACCCTGGAGAAGTCTCCCTCCGACGCGGACCTGTTAAACGGCATATTTCGCTCTATTCATACGGTTAAAGGCGCATCCAGTTTCCTTGGCTTTGATCTTCTGGTAAAGGTTACCCACAAAACCGAGGATGTCTTGAACCGGTTGCGCAAGGGCGAGTTGTTTGTAAACCCGGAAATAATGGATGTAATTCTTGAGGCCGTTGATCTCGTAAAGCTTTTGGTCAATGATATCAAGGGTGGGGAAATTCAAGAACGGGAAACCGATGCTACTATTGAAAAGCTCCTGCCATACCTTTCAGAAAATATCACTGCCCCAACGACCCTTTCTGGGGAATCTGTTAAAGCGGCATCCCCTCCCCCCGCCAAGAATGATGAAATAGCCAAGACTGCATCCAAGGAAGCAGCTTCATGCAATGAACCACAGCCTGAAGATCTTGCTGAGGAAACTTCCGCTGTTGCCCTGATTAAGGCTAAAGCCCCCATACCCCCAAAGGCAACTGCCGCCAAGGGGGATGAACTTGCCGACAACTCTACCGTCAGGGTTGACGTTAAACGACTCGACGACCTCATGAACCAGGTCGGTGAACTGGTCCTTGAGCGCAACAGGATGGTCCAGCTGCATAGTGATTTCCAGGACGGCCTCGACCCTGCCGGCTTCACAGATGAATTCGGCAAGCTCTCAAAACGCCTGAATTTTGTTACCTCTGAATTACAGATGCAAGTCCTTAAAATGAGGATGATTCCCGTAGAGAAGGTTTTTAAGAAATTCCCCCGCATTGTTCGTAACTTGGCCCGTGAGTTGGGTAAAGAGGTCGACTTGCAGATTTTCGGCGAAGAAACCGAGTTGGACCGCTCAGTGGTCGACGAAATCGGTGATCCTCTTATTCACTTGATTCGCAACGCATTGGACCATGGTCTGGAAATTCCCGAAGAGCGACTGGC
This genomic window contains:
- a CDS encoding chemotaxis protein CheA, which gives rise to MAIECEDQELLEGFLTESTELLEKLDDDLVTLEKSPSDADLLNGIFRSIHTVKGASSFLGFDLLVKVTHKTEDVLNRLRKGELFVNPEIMDVILEAVDLVKLLVNDIKGGEIQERETDATIEKLLPYLSENITAPTTLSGESVKAASPPPAKNDEIAKTASKEAASCNEPQPEDLAEETSAVALIKAKAPIPPKATAAKGDELADNSTVRVDVKRLDDLMNQVGELVLERNRMVQLHSDFQDGLDPAGFTDEFGKLSKRLNFVTSELQMQVLKMRMIPVEKVFKKFPRIVRNLARELGKEVDLQIFGEETELDRSVVDEIGDPLIHLIRNALDHGLEIPEERLAAGKPKKGTVILSATHEGNHIVISIKDNGRGINPDKVAAKAIEKGLITEEQLAAMGGRDILDLIFLPGFSTKEKATDLSGRGVGMDVVRTNIKKLNGIIEIKNEIGQGSEFILKLPLTLAIIQSLLVEVESEIYSIPLSAVIETLKVEKSTFHLIGGREVLKLRESVLPLIRLQKLFGCVDESQGKNSCYVVVVGVAEKRVGLVVTRLLGQQEVAIKSLGKFLANLPGIAGSTILGDGRVALIVDPLAFVEGGEN
- a CDS encoding chemotaxis protein CheW yields the protein MEALLQVKGEDMTGELIQLVSFNLDHEEYGINVLKVREIIRMLNVTRVPNTPYYVEGVINLRGKVIPIISLRKKFNLAEADHDKRTRIMVMEVGGELMGFIVDEVSEVLRISEKEIQPPPPVVSSNIDQECMSGVINQADRLLVLLNLEKMFSLDEKMLFSSVTM
- a CDS encoding sigma-54-dependent transcriptional regulator, yielding MDSARILIADDDKKTRDFVAAFLSYKGYQVFQASDGQDALEKIELNDVHMVITDIMMPRVNGLEFIKKLKAMRPEIVTIAYSAFANFEMTANLLKAGAFFYLEKPFNLEELETHVKRGLEHQALQRQSFKSKPCIKNRSLLNNIIGESDRMLSLFEMIEKVAGSDSTVLIQGESGTGKELVARAIHDLSNRATKNFVPVNCAAIPDDLLESELFGHVKGSFTGAVATRIGRFEMADRGTLFLDEIGDMKPNLQVKLLRVLQNKELEPVGAARTKKVDVRIIAATNQNLEHLVASKIFREDLYYRLSVIPITLPPLRERKTDIPLLLNNFLEKFNRNKQRKVQSFDKNTMDILCNFDWPGNVRELENLVERLVILKGSGTITFQDLPEKYRGIKSAPKSERLTLPDTGFCLNSAVEDFENQLILQALEKTGGNKKEAATLLNLKRTTLIEKLKKKKLVFNDVSLSGS